The sequence TCCTCTACTACCCCTTCAGCCTGAGGTGTTAGGATCCAATCTCCTTTAGTAAAGGGTTTCTCAACAATGATCACAATACCCCCAAATATGTTCCCTAATGACTCCTTGGCAGCCAATGCTATGGCAAGACTTCCTAACCCCATTCCAGCTACCAATCCGTTAACACTGAACCCCCATTCCGCCCCCACCAATGTAATGCTAAGCACTACAACAACAACTCGCAGGACTTTTGATATGAAGGGTATCAACTCACTGGAATCATCCTTACCAATTTTTCTATCTATTCCATTCATAAATACTGATGTTTGTGCAAAAAACGAATACAAACCTGATCCGATCAATATAATTAATGCACTACGAAAAAACGAATCAAGACGAAAACTATTTTCCCATTGCTGTGGCATTACATATTCCAGTCCAATATAAATCCCCAGCAACACCAACAATGAACGCAACGGCTTTTCGAATACCTGAATCCACATGATTGTCTTTTCAGAACCGCTAAACTTTCGAATTAAAAAAGAAAATACGTATCTCGCAAGCAATTTATTGAAAAGTAAAAACACTGCCATAATGCCGATGGAAATTAAGAGATCCGTCCACCCTATTTGAGTATGAAACTCTGTCACCCACTCCCAAATTCTCATGGTTAAACCTCCTGAATTTCAATATTCTTGTGTGATATAATGGGTTGAAATATTAACCATGGAAATTGTATTATATAAAGCATGTCAAAAAATGAAATGAAGAAGGTCCTGGAATTGAATGAAAATCATACTCGCAAATTGCTCGACAACTGGTTTAATTTCAAGTTCCGGCTGTT comes from Paenibacillus sp. 19GGS1-52 and encodes:
- a CDS encoding mechanosensitive ion channel family protein, which codes for MRIWEWVTEFHTQIGWTDLLISIGIMAVFLLFNKLLARYVFSFLIRKFSGSEKTIMWIQVFEKPLRSLLVLLGIYIGLEYVMPQQWENSFRLDSFFRSALIILIGSGLYSFFAQTSVFMNGIDRKIGKDDSSELIPFISKVLRVVVVVLSITLVGAEWGFSVNGLVAGMGLGSLAIALAAKESLGNIFGGIVIIVEKPFTKGDWILTPQAEGVVEDISFRSTRIRTFADAIVTVPNASIADQPITNWSRMGKRRVSFTLNVALDSDRERLLAVIEKIESILILEEEIDQNTIIVRFTDFNESSLGIFFYFFTKSTVWSEYLTTRQKFNFSVMRVLEEEGIRLAYPSQRIFLGDSLYSSSV